From Herpetosiphonaceae bacterium, one genomic window encodes:
- a CDS encoding BtrH N-terminal domain-containing protein: MKVVLSPMSFWFHDLCSCLQDCIATVLLYYGHDPILTMGASWEFYHDPAQVSREEFYHPLPRPTLAQSMMPFHPLTSTWHQSDDPEAAWRDVKAMIAQQKPVIVAVDNFYMPIRPAYGDVHAAHLMVAFGFDDDADEVYLLESTPPQFRGPLPVTQFLIARNSDNPIVGERDFFFTGTPIKSRWLQLEIHEPFPDLTRAWVMEVVSTNLSRFHAPSSGPAWSGLEGLQHYLYAIGERATGPDAGVALQELYTVGWTAQGAAALHADFLMQAGHRLDWPRLTEVGRHVERIANEWTTLRMLGAHGFSRPADVAERLRRRTVRFLADHEQTLKLLDWALHPV, encoded by the coding sequence ATGAAGGTTGTGCTCTCACCGATGTCCTTCTGGTTCCACGATCTGTGCAGCTGTCTCCAGGATTGTATCGCCACGGTGCTGCTGTATTACGGGCACGACCCGATTCTGACTATGGGCGCGTCGTGGGAGTTTTACCACGATCCGGCGCAGGTCAGCCGCGAGGAGTTTTATCATCCGCTGCCACGCCCAACCCTGGCGCAGAGCATGATGCCCTTTCATCCGCTCACCTCGACCTGGCACCAGTCGGACGATCCGGAAGCGGCGTGGCGCGATGTGAAGGCGATGATCGCGCAGCAGAAGCCGGTGATCGTCGCCGTGGATAATTTCTATATGCCGATCCGCCCGGCGTATGGCGACGTTCACGCCGCGCACCTGATGGTCGCGTTCGGCTTCGACGACGATGCAGATGAGGTCTATCTCCTCGAATCGACGCCGCCGCAGTTTCGCGGGCCGCTGCCGGTCACGCAATTCCTGATCGCCAGAAATTCCGACAACCCGATCGTGGGGGAGCGCGACTTCTTCTTCACCGGAACGCCGATTAAGAGCCGCTGGTTGCAGCTAGAGATCCACGAGCCGTTCCCGGATCTCACCCGTGCGTGGGTGATGGAGGTCGTCAGCACGAATCTGAGCCGCTTCCACGCGCCCAGCTCCGGCCCCGCCTGGTCTGGGCTGGAGGGGTTGCAGCACTATCTGTATGCGATCGGCGAGCGCGCGACCGGGCCGGATGCGGGCGTGGCCTTGCAGGAATTGTACACCGTCGGCTGGACGGCTCAGGGCGCGGCTGCGCTGCACGCCGATTTCTTGATGCAGGCCGGGCATCGGCTCGACTGGCCGCGTCTGACCGAGGTCGGGCGGCATGTGGAGCGCATCGCGAACGAGTGGACGACGCTCAGGATGCTGGGCGCGCACGGCTTCTCACGGCCCGCCGACGTTGCCGAGCGCCTGCGACGGCGCACGGTGCGGTTCCTGGCCGATCACGAGCAGACCTTGAAGCTGTTAGATTGGGCGCTGCATCCGGTCTAA
- a CDS encoding alkaline phosphatase family protein, which produces MTRVPVVGLDALSPELVERWLPDLPHMRHLMERGIYGPLHSIIQPVTPVAWPTMISGRDPSPLGYTDFVCRKGTSYTDLHLVHARMTQVPTLATLLPEAGRRVHLVSVPVSYPPIAIKDGVGVSCCMAPSTNRPITAPAELQQQLLQQTSAPFILDACVPEQAHTIGMRCCLRFVRWTGPARAGRTPDSCR; this is translated from the coding sequence ATGACACGAGTGCCTGTTGTTGGCCTTGACGCACTCAGCCCGGAGCTGGTCGAGCGCTGGCTGCCTGATCTGCCGCATATGCGCCACCTGATGGAGCGCGGGATCTACGGGCCGCTGCACAGCATTATCCAGCCGGTGACGCCCGTCGCGTGGCCCACGATGATCAGCGGTCGCGATCCCAGCCCCCTGGGCTACACCGATTTTGTCTGCCGCAAAGGCACGAGCTACACCGATCTGCACCTGGTCCACGCGCGGATGACTCAGGTGCCGACGCTCGCCACGCTGCTGCCGGAGGCCGGGCGGCGCGTGCATCTGGTCAGCGTGCCGGTCAGCTACCCGCCCATCGCGATCAAAGACGGCGTCGGCGTCTCCTGCTGTATGGCACCGTCGACCAACCGGCCGATCACCGCGCCCGCCGAGCTTCAGCAGCAGCTCTTGCAGCAGACCAGCGCGCCGTTCATCCTCGATGCGTGCGTGCCTGAGCAGGCGCATACGATCGGGATGCGCTGCTGCCTCAGATTCGTGAGATGGACCGGTCCCGCCCGAGCTGGACGGACGCCCGATTCATGTCGATGA
- a CDS encoding DegT/DnrJ/EryC1/StrS family aminotransferase, with translation MSAKLAMFGGEPAVPADQRNVPWPVIAPSDEQALLRVLASGKFTSSSKDEQEVRGLEQEWAQFVGTRYSVAVNSGTAALAVALTALGVQPGDEVIVPALSYVASGLAALHQLAIPVFVDIDPATFNIDVRQIEAKITPRTRAIMPVHLHGLPADMDAIRAIASKHGLVIVEDAAQAQGAAYQGKLVGALGDIGAFSLNVEKNIPTCGEGGLVTMDDPELYARCKMLRQMGEEIESDVPRAYVSYVLGWNYKLSAMQAAFTRSQMSRYAEDQAARERNIAALLGKLAELPGVIVPRTLPDRTHVWHILRFRFDPEAAGLTGVAPGRFRQALRRALAAEGVQVSQYQLIPLPGQPVFAEQHGFGRGYPWTIAGTSPQAYAIEEYPNTLAVIEDSLCLRRVHLNPGSGPLLELYANAFCKIWDNLDRIGRIAQSMRYEAPWETVLKRRQASVADVAN, from the coding sequence ATGAGTGCGAAGCTAGCAATGTTTGGCGGCGAGCCAGCCGTCCCAGCCGATCAGCGCAACGTGCCCTGGCCGGTGATCGCGCCGTCCGACGAGCAGGCGCTGCTGCGCGTCCTGGCGAGCGGAAAGTTCACCAGCAGCTCCAAGGACGAGCAGGAGGTGCGCGGCCTGGAGCAGGAGTGGGCGCAGTTCGTCGGGACACGCTACAGCGTGGCGGTCAACAGCGGGACCGCCGCGCTGGCGGTGGCGCTGACGGCGCTCGGCGTGCAGCCCGGCGACGAAGTGATCGTCCCGGCGCTGAGCTATGTCGCGTCCGGCCTGGCGGCGCTGCACCAGCTTGCGATCCCGGTCTTTGTCGATATCGATCCCGCTACCTTCAACATCGATGTGCGGCAGATCGAGGCCAAGATTACGCCGCGCACCCGCGCGATCATGCCGGTGCATCTCCATGGCCTGCCCGCCGACATGGACGCGATCCGCGCCATCGCCAGCAAGCATGGCCTGGTCATCGTCGAGGATGCCGCGCAGGCGCAGGGCGCTGCCTACCAGGGCAAGCTGGTCGGCGCGCTTGGCGACATCGGCGCGTTCAGCCTCAACGTCGAGAAGAACATCCCAACCTGCGGCGAGGGCGGCCTGGTGACGATGGACGATCCTGAGCTGTACGCCAGATGTAAGATGCTGCGCCAGATGGGCGAGGAGATCGAAAGCGACGTGCCGCGCGCCTACGTCTCCTATGTGCTCGGCTGGAACTACAAGCTGAGCGCGATGCAGGCCGCCTTTACCCGCAGCCAGATGTCGCGCTATGCTGAAGATCAGGCGGCGCGTGAGCGTAACATTGCGGCCTTGCTCGGCAAGCTGGCCGAGCTACCGGGCGTGATCGTGCCCAGGACGCTGCCCGATCGGACGCATGTCTGGCATATTCTGCGCTTCCGCTTCGATCCTGAGGCCGCCGGTCTGACGGGTGTTGCCCCTGGACGGTTCCGCCAAGCATTGCGCCGCGCGCTGGCGGCGGAGGGCGTGCAGGTTTCGCAGTACCAGCTGATCCCGCTGCCGGGCCAGCCCGTCTTTGCCGAGCAGCACGGCTTTGGCCGGGGCTATCCCTGGACGATCGCGGGCACGTCGCCGCAGGCATACGCGATCGAGGAGTATCCCAACACGCTGGCGGTGATCGAGGATTCGCTGTGTCTGCGGCGCGTCCATCTGAACCCGGGCTCCGGCCCGCTGCTTGAGCTGTACGCCAACGCATTCTGCAAGATCTGGGACAACCTGGATCGCATCGGGCGGATCGCACAGTCGATGCGCTACGAAGCGCCCTGGGAGACGGTGCTCAAGCGCCGCCAGGCTTCCGTCGCCGACGTGGCGAACTAA
- the lysW gene encoding lysine biosynthesis protein LysW, producing the protein MSNCPECDAQVSITADARVGEIVTCPDCQTELEILGLDPAELALAPEVDEDWGE; encoded by the coding sequence ATGAGCAATTGTCCCGAATGCGACGCCCAGGTTTCGATCACGGCGGATGCCCGCGTCGGCGAGATCGTCACGTGCCCCGACTGTCAGACCGAGCTGGAGATCCTGGGCCTGGACCCGGCAGAGCTGGCGCTGGCACCTGAGGTCGATGAGGATTGGGGTGAGTAG
- the lysX gene encoding lysine biosynthesis protein LysX, with amino-acid sequence MSVGRDAPLAVLTSRVRIEEKRIFDALERRNIPYCHLDERDLSMALADEPVPWAALINRCMSNTRSPYVARLFEARGVMVCNSSQVIATCGDKLLTSLALVQAGLPTPRTAVALTPEAALEALDRFGYPAVLKPVSGSWGRLLAKVNDRDAAEAVLEHKQVLGSPMHSVIYMQEYIDKPGRDLRTIVLGKRVLCAMYRHAEHWITNTARGATTTACEITDELAELSLRVAHAVGGGALAIDFLERADGTLLVNEVNHTMEFHGMMAATKVDVADALVQYVLEVAEL; translated from the coding sequence ATGAGTGTCGGACGCGACGCGCCCCTGGCCGTTCTGACCTCGCGCGTTCGGATCGAAGAGAAGCGGATCTTTGATGCGCTTGAGCGGCGCAACATTCCGTACTGCCATCTCGACGAGCGCGATCTGAGCATGGCGCTCGCCGACGAGCCGGTACCCTGGGCGGCGCTGATCAATCGCTGTATGTCGAACACCCGCAGCCCGTACGTGGCCCGGCTGTTCGAGGCGCGCGGTGTCATGGTCTGCAACAGCAGCCAGGTCATCGCCACCTGCGGCGATAAGCTGCTGACGAGTCTGGCGCTGGTGCAGGCGGGATTGCCCACGCCGCGCACGGCGGTGGCGCTCACGCCGGAGGCGGCGCTGGAGGCCCTCGATCGGTTTGGCTACCCGGCGGTGCTCAAGCCGGTCAGCGGCTCCTGGGGGCGGCTGCTGGCAAAGGTCAACGACCGCGATGCCGCCGAGGCCGTGCTTGAGCACAAACAGGTCCTGGGATCGCCGATGCACTCGGTGATCTATATGCAGGAGTATATCGACAAGCCGGGACGCGATCTGCGTACGATCGTGCTCGGCAAGCGCGTGCTCTGCGCGATGTACCGGCACGCCGAGCACTGGATTACCAACACCGCGCGCGGCGCGACGACGACGGCCTGTGAGATCACCGATGAGCTGGCGGAGCTGTCGCTGCGCGTCGCACATGCGGTCGGCGGCGGCGCGCTGGCGATCGATTTTCTGGAGCGCGCCGACGGGACGCTCCTGGTCAACGAGGTCAATCACACGATGGAGTTCCACGGCATGATGGCAGCCACGAAGGTCGACGTTGCGGACGCGCTGGTCCAGTATGTTCTGGAGGTCGCCGAGCTATGA
- the argC gene encoding N-acetyl-gamma-glutamyl-phosphate reductase, protein MKIAVIGGSGYIGGELIRLLLHHPHATLVQATSTRYARRPLHAAHPNLRGQTDLTFVHPEAVEPCDALLLALPHGTAMQSLPRWLTLAPTVIDLSADFRLRNAADYAAYYDGTHPAPEWLSRFVPGIPEINRAQIREASVIAVPGCMANAAILALSPLAAAGLLRQPVVVDARTGSSGSGAEPNPSSHHAERSGVMRVFKPLGHRHTAEIRQICNVPVYMTATAVEAVRGVQVVCHVPLDAPTTEKAIWALYRRCYADEPFVRLVKQRAGVYRLPEPKILSGTNFCDVGFALDADGRHLVVIAALDNLVKGGAGNAIQCLNIARGWDERAGLRFAGLHPA, encoded by the coding sequence ATGAAGATCGCGGTGATCGGCGGCTCCGGCTATATCGGCGGCGAGCTCATCCGGCTGCTGCTGCACCATCCTCACGCGACGCTCGTCCAGGCGACATCGACGCGCTACGCGCGCCGTCCGCTGCATGCGGCGCATCCCAACCTGCGGGGCCAGACCGATCTCACCTTCGTGCATCCTGAGGCCGTGGAGCCGTGCGATGCGCTCTTGCTGGCGCTGCCGCATGGCACGGCGATGCAAAGCCTGCCGCGCTGGCTCACGCTCGCGCCGACCGTGATCGATCTGAGCGCCGACTTTCGGCTGCGGAACGCGGCGGACTACGCGGCCTACTACGACGGGACGCATCCGGCCCCGGAGTGGCTTTCGCGCTTCGTGCCCGGCATTCCAGAGATCAATCGGGCGCAGATTCGTGAGGCGTCGGTGATCGCGGTGCCTGGCTGCATGGCAAACGCCGCGATCCTGGCGCTCTCGCCGCTGGCTGCGGCGGGTCTGCTGCGGCAGCCGGTGGTGGTGGATGCGCGTACCGGCTCAAGCGGCTCAGGCGCGGAGCCGAATCCGTCGAGCCATCATGCCGAGCGCAGCGGCGTGATGCGCGTCTTCAAGCCGCTGGGCCATCGCCATACCGCCGAGATTCGCCAGATCTGCAACGTGCCGGTCTACATGACCGCCACGGCGGTCGAGGCGGTGCGCGGCGTGCAGGTGGTGTGTCATGTGCCGCTGGACGCGCCGACGACCGAGAAAGCGATCTGGGCGCTGTACCGTCGCTGCTACGCGGATGAGCCGTTTGTGCGGCTGGTGAAGCAGCGCGCGGGCGTGTACCGCCTGCCGGAGCCCAAGATCCTGAGCGGCACGAACTTCTGCGACGTCGGCTTTGCGCTGGACGCGGATGGACGCCATCTGGTGGTGATCGCCGCGCTCGATAATCTGGTTAAGGGTGGGGCGGGCAACGCGATCCAATGCCTCAATATCGCGCGCGGCTGGGATGAGCGGGCGGGGCTGCGGTTTGCCGGGCTGCATCCGGCCTGA
- a CDS encoding alkaline phosphatase family protein has product MSKPKVAVIGLDSITPVMVERFVAEGRMPNFQRLRERGWYSELTPPMPPTTPAAWTTIATGTWPSTHGVEGFAVHQAGEPLDQKHHSCSSDWVRSEFIWQAAARAGKRSILLKYPMSWPPVGGDLVVQVDGAGGWGGLKCVWDLAHSGCWDTEMTAQTITPNEQTANPQDWLTRDQDNLDEESTNLLSVSAPHAWDDLPADAEPLWETQVLLRCRGMSEGTTLYVLALRVGQEERLAIATERRAGDAALLRSRDWSDWLRVTLPTAQGPRAGHVRLKVMAFDAANRRLRLYQSQIHQEAGFTRPEHIAETLLEVAGPFAEWTEGYDLLQGWIDDETQLEIYEQHVDWMSRAARYLLQTQPWDLFMTQVHFVDMAYHLYWGAIDPGHPQHTPERAPFYWELLGRVHELADQFLGAVLDELDDDTLVVVLGDHGHDLYHTALLANHLLIRHGLLTLYRDRRTGAPRIDWQRTRAYANGYRVYLNVAGRDPQGIVSADEVYALQEAVIQMLYSARDPRTGQAPVRLACRQEDAHALGLYGSSMGDVIFAMAPGFQTRTSISVPADAWVGQRLQPERIAAFKQTQLFREFTGEHDSALPFNRAIRSMLVLHGPPVRAGRRQVPARMVDVAPTICSYLQIPFPLHCEGSVLWDALAHAPETERGAEPSSLHATPGS; this is encoded by the coding sequence ATGTCGAAACCGAAAGTTGCCGTGATCGGCCTTGACAGCATCACGCCGGTCATGGTCGAGCGGTTCGTGGCCGAGGGACGCATGCCGAACTTTCAGCGGCTACGTGAGCGGGGGTGGTACTCGGAGCTTACGCCGCCGATGCCGCCGACGACGCCCGCCGCCTGGACCACAATCGCCACGGGCACCTGGCCGAGCACCCACGGCGTCGAGGGCTTTGCCGTCCACCAGGCGGGCGAGCCGCTCGACCAAAAACATCATAGCTGTAGCTCCGACTGGGTGCGATCCGAGTTCATCTGGCAGGCCGCCGCGCGCGCCGGAAAACGCTCGATCCTACTCAAGTATCCGATGTCGTGGCCGCCCGTCGGCGGCGATCTGGTCGTGCAGGTCGATGGCGCTGGCGGCTGGGGCGGCCTCAAGTGCGTCTGGGATCTGGCGCACTCCGGCTGCTGGGATACGGAGATGACCGCGCAGACGATCACGCCCAACGAGCAGACGGCCAATCCGCAGGACTGGCTGACCCGCGATCAGGATAATCTGGACGAGGAGAGTACGAATCTGCTCAGTGTGAGCGCGCCGCACGCCTGGGATGATCTGCCCGCCGACGCCGAGCCGCTGTGGGAGACGCAGGTGTTGCTGCGCTGTCGCGGCATGAGCGAGGGCACGACGCTGTACGTGCTGGCGCTGCGTGTCGGCCAGGAGGAGCGCCTGGCGATTGCCACGGAGCGCCGCGCCGGAGACGCGGCGCTGCTGCGCAGCCGCGATTGGAGCGACTGGCTACGGGTCACGCTGCCGACCGCGCAGGGGCCGCGCGCGGGGCATGTCCGCCTCAAGGTGATGGCGTTCGACGCCGCGAATCGTCGGCTGCGGCTGTATCAATCGCAGATTCACCAGGAGGCTGGCTTTACCCGCCCGGAGCATATCGCCGAGACGCTGCTGGAGGTGGCGGGGCCGTTCGCGGAGTGGACCGAGGGCTACGATCTGCTGCAAGGCTGGATCGACGACGAGACGCAGCTTGAGATCTACGAGCAGCATGTAGACTGGATGAGCCGCGCCGCGCGCTATCTGCTCCAGACGCAGCCCTGGGATCTGTTCATGACTCAGGTGCATTTCGTCGACATGGCCTACCATCTCTACTGGGGCGCGATCGATCCCGGACATCCGCAGCATACCCCGGAGCGGGCGCCGTTCTACTGGGAGCTGCTGGGCCGCGTTCACGAGCTGGCCGATCAGTTTTTGGGCGCGGTGCTGGACGAGCTGGACGACGATACGCTGGTGGTGGTGCTCGGCGATCACGGCCACGATCTGTACCACACCGCGCTGCTCGCCAATCACCTGCTGATCCGGCACGGCCTGCTTACGCTCTACCGTGATCGCCGCACGGGCGCGCCGCGCATCGACTGGCAGCGCACCCGCGCCTACGCCAACGGCTACCGGGTCTATCTCAACGTCGCGGGCCGCGATCCGCAGGGCATCGTCTCCGCCGACGAGGTGTACGCGCTGCAAGAGGCGGTGATCCAGATGCTCTACAGCGCGCGCGATCCGCGCACCGGCCAGGCGCCGGTTCGTCTGGCCTGTCGGCAGGAGGACGCGCATGCGCTGGGGCTGTACGGCAGCTCGATGGGCGATGTGATCTTCGCGATGGCTCCCGGCTTTCAGACGCGCACGTCGATCAGCGTGCCCGCCGATGCGTGGGTTGGGCAGCGCCTCCAGCCGGAGCGAATCGCGGCCTTCAAGCAGACACAGCTCTTCCGCGAGTTTACCGGCGAGCACGACTCGGCGCTGCCGTTCAATCGGGCGATCCGCTCGATGCTGGTGCTGCATGGCCCGCCGGTTCGCGCCGGTCGGCGGCAGGTACCGGCGCGCATGGTCGATGTGGCTCCGACGATCTGCTCCTATTTACAGATACCGTTCCCGCTGCACTGCGAGGGAAGCGTGCTGTGGGATGCGCTCGCGCACGCGCCGGAGACGGAGCGCGGCGCGGAGCCGTCGTCGCTGCACGCGACACCCGGCAGTTAA